Within the Bos indicus x Bos taurus breed Angus x Brahman F1 hybrid chromosome 17, Bos_hybrid_MaternalHap_v2.0, whole genome shotgun sequence genome, the region AAAATGTTAGTGATTGTTCTCAGCATTTTATTTAGGGAGGCTCTTCTCAATGAAATGTGTCAATACTCATTCTTATCACCTTTTTAGGGCGGCTCCTCAGGCAAAGGCACGACCCTCAGGGGACGATCAGATGCTGACCTCGTCGTCTTCCTCACCAATCTCACAAGTTTTCAGGAACAGCTTGAGCGCCGAGGAGAATTCATCGAAGAAATCAGGAGACAGCTGGAAGCCTGTCAAAGAGAGGAAACATTTGAAGTGAAGTTTGAGGTCCAGAAACGGCAATGGGAGAATCCCCGCGCTCTCAGCTTTGTGCTGAGGTCCCCCAAGCTCAACCAGGCGGTGGAGTTCGATGTCCTGCCCGCCTTTGATGCCCTAGGTGAGTGCTCCCAGCCACAGGTTCTTATAGTCTTTGTCCTATGTCAGGGCTTCTTCTGCTCTCTTGtctctgagcagaaataaaatgtCTTATTAACCAAGGTATCCCTTCAAGTGAGAGGAGACACCAGCATCTCTCCTGGGACAAGAATGCCTAGGGTCACACTCAGCCACTGAAGTGACGTTAAACAACAAACTGGTACAGTTAGGGGTCAAGATATTTTTATAGAACACCTGCCAGGCTTACTAGTTTGACTTTTGGCAAACTGTGTAATCTTTctaaaaactgctgctgctgctgctgctgctgctgttaaatcgcttcagtcgtgtctgactctgtgtgaccccatagacggcagcccaccaggctcccccatccctgggattctccaggcaagaacactggagtgggttgccatttccttctccagtgcataaaagtgaaaagtgaaagtgaagtcactcagtcgtgtctgactcttcacaaccccatggactgtagcctaccaggcttctccgtctatgggagtttccaggcaagagtactggagtggggtgccattgccttctccattctaaaAACTAGGTCTAGGGTAAATTCAAtatgttaatttcatttttttatgcaaAATGTGAGGCAACCATATCAAACTTATACTGAGGGTTGGAATACAGAGCTAATGTGCAGGAACATTGGGACAGGAAGCAATTCATTCTTTGAGGCTCAGTTTCCACTGTGTACCTTAGatgcggggcttccctggtggctcagtggttaagaatgcaccttccaagcaggagatacaggttcgatctctgggtcaggaagatcccctggagaaggaaatggcaacccactccagtagtcttgcctgggaaattctatggacagaggagcctggcagactagagtccatggggtcacaaagagtcagacaggactgagcaactgagcaggaaCACAGACCTGGAGGTGCAAGGCGTGTTCCATGGCCCTAAATGATACAGACAGAGAACCTCTCTCCTGGAGCCTGACCATATGAACACCAGGAAAGAAATGATAACTTGCTGTGACCAAAACTAAATATGTTGACTCGAAAGAGAGCAAAGGGGACCAGAGGACTTGGGTAGATAGGTTAACAAGAGAGGTGACCTCTGACCTGAGGCccaaagaatgagaaagagtCAAGCATGGGAAGACCtcccaggaagaggaaacagcaggtgcaaagacAGGAATGAACATGACATATTTGAAGAGGTGAAGTAACCAGGGGAGTCAGTGGCAAAGGGATTGAGGCAGGAGGTAAGACGAGGGAGGAGACAGGCCTCACCATCCGCGTGGACCACTGTGAGGACTTGGGATTTTACCCAGAGGTCCTGGGAAGCAAGAAGTGGAAGGATCAGGTTTAAAGGCCTCTATATGGACTGTGGAGGATCCAGGGGGGAGGGTGCCGCCACCTCTGCTGAGTCCAGGTGAGAGACGATGGGTGACAGCGGTAGAGGCGGGAGAAGGGAGGACGGGGATGGACCTCAGGCCCCCTGGCTCTGGGCCTGCTgacctccccactgccccccacgGCCAGTGAGCTTGTTGTCTCAGAGGGAATGGAAGAACCTCAGAGAAGAGCTGACGTCGAAACATGGATTCATTCCCAACAGGTCAGTTGACCAAAGGTTACAGACCTGACTCTAGAGTCTATGTCCGGCTCATCCAAGAGTGCAAGTACCTGAGGAGAGAGGGCGAGTTCTCCCCCTGCTTCACGGAGCTGCAGCGAGACTTCCTGAAGAATCGTCCAACCAAGCTGAAGAGCCTCATCCGCCTGGTGAAGCACTGGTACCAACTGGTATGGCCGGTCCCATCTGGGCAGAGAgccgaggaggaggagaggggaagggagagagtgaggacgggagaggagggagagaggcgtggagggagggaaggagcagggagaggtgtggggaggagccaggatgaggcagtgggaagagggagaggTGACAGAGGCGGGGggagagcagaggggagggaagggaaatcACAAATCCATCCTTCCAGTTACTGCGGCCAAACCAAGGGTCATCCTTGGCTTCTTCACAGACACCCACATCCAACTAGTCAGCAAATGTTGTTGGTcctatgttaaaatatatttatgattcATCCATGGTCACCACCTCCGTTACCCCTCAGTCCAGATCATCTTGGGAGGCTCAAAGGATCTGCCCTTGACCTCTCTGAATCCCCATCTCTGTCCGCGCACCACCACCCTCAGGCCACGCTCTTCTCTTCGTTAGTCCTCCTGGAGAGAAACTCTACACTCCAGCCTCCAGGCCTTTGCATGtgcctatttgtttatttattgtgttgttgttgttcagttactaggtcatgtctgactttttgtgaccccagggactgcagcacaccaggctcccctgtcctctactctctcccagagtttgctcagattcctgtccattgagtcggtgatgctttctaaccatctcaccctctgccacccccttctcctcttgccctcaatctttccccaaatcagggtcttttccaatgagttggctcttcccgtcaggtggccaaagtattggagcttcagcatgagaacttccaatgaatattcagggttgatttccttgaggattgactggtttgatctcctttcagtccaagggaccctcaaagagtcttgtccagcaccacagttcaaaagcgtcagttctttggtgctcggctctCTTTATGGTGCAAGTCTCACATCTGTTCACATaatcaaagctaaggtttttccagtagtcatatttattgtctgtctccccactattccctggtggctcagatggtaaagcatctgcctgcaatgcgggagacccaggttcaatccctgggtcaggaagatcccctggagaaggaaatggcaacccattccaatactcttgcctggaaaattccatggacagaggagcctggtgggctacagtccatggggttgcaaagagtcagacgggacttcactttcactttcccctcgATAAATGTACAAGAACAGAAGGATTTATGTGTTTGATTCCCTGCTGTATCCCAGgaacctagaacagtgcctggcacatgaaaGAAGTTCAAAAAATGATTGTTAGGTGAGTTAATGAGTGCTATATCCCCCAccaacatcacacacacacacacacacacacacacttctgttcACTTCCTAGCCATCTGGCTTTGAACAGGTGAGTTAATAGCTCTGTGAATGCCACCATAGACCATACCTAAATGGATAGGTGTGGATTTGCTCTCAGAAAACTTTATACCCTAAAACAAGTTACAGGCTGAATTTGATCCATGAGAAATGAGCTTTACACAAATGCTAGACAAGCCcatttttctgattgttttctcTCTACTCAGTGTAAGGAGCAGCTTGGAAAGCCATTGCCCCCACAATATGCTCTGGAGCTTCTGACGGTCTATGCCTGGGAGCAAGGATGCAATAAAACAGGATTCATCACAGCTCAGGGATTTCAGACTGTCTTGAAATTAGTCCTAAAGTATCAGAAGCTTTGCATCTACTGGGAAAAGAACTATAACTCTGAAAACCCTATTATTGAAGAATATCTGACGAAGCAACTTGCAAAACCCAGGTACTCTATCCGCTCAAGGCTTAGCTCCCCACATAAATGAACCCCTGCTTACAGCTGTAGCACCCTGGAAATGAAGGAATTGGGAGGGTTCCACATTAACTGATCATCTTCTGATACCATGCTGCTGGGCACTTTACTAGTACcgtctaattttaaaaacagtgtgCAAAAAACCATGTGAGTCAGGCACTATGCTAACTGCTTCACAGATGAGTAAACCGAGATTCTGAGCAGTAAAGAGTTTGTCCAAACCCTAACCCAAACCCTAAAGAGTTTGTCCAAACCCTAACTCTAAGAAAATGAGCGAAACAGCTGAAATTTCGACTAAAATAACAACAGctacagcaacaataataattgCTCCCAGAAAGTAAGAGCTTGCTATAAGACTAACACACTCTAATAGTATAGTAAAAATTATGATTATTGTAACTGTCATGCACTAACCCCTTACGATGGCCCAATTACTGTGCTGAGTATTCCATGTTGCTTATCTAGATCCTCATAGAACATCCTTTGAAGTAGGGATGTTCAAatctgcccatttcacagatgagcatACTGAGAATTAGAGAGACCAAGACATCTACCCAAGGTCACACTCCTACAGAAGAGCAGAGGTGATATTCAAGCCCAGGTCTATCAAAGCCCAAATGCAAGGCTCCCCCTTCCGTTCACTGTCCTCCATGGAGCAGGGCACCCAGGACACACCCAGGGAGTGATGCTCTGCTGGAGCCCTGATGCTGCCTGAGTCTGAGCCTGGGCCAGGCTGGTTGCTTTGCCCTTCCTGGAGCATCTAGGCCACCCGCCAGACAGAACCCAgcttctcatctctctctctctaaatattACCCTTCAGGCCTGTGATTCTGGACCCGGCGGACCCTACAGGAAATGTTGCTGGTAAAGACGCATATAGCTGGGAGCGGCTTGCACGAGCGGCTTTGGTCTGGCTGGATTACCCGTGCTTTAAGAAATGGGATGGGTCTCCCGTGGGCTCCTGGGATGTGTCGGTGAGAACTTCTGCTTCTTTACCGCTGCCCTGCCCCTACCCCTTCCACACAATATGGGGTGTGTAGCTAGagaccattccttccaaagaaattgcCTCTTGCTAGAGgtcactagggcttccctggtggctcagacagtaaagaatctgcctgcctatgcaggagacctgggttcaatatctgggtcaggaagatcccctggagaaggaaatggcaaccccctccagtattcttgcctggagaatccccatggacagatgagccttggtgggctacagtccatgggatcgcaaagagttagacacgactgagcaactttcagtttcacagAGGTCACTCCCATTCATATCATGCCAGGCTGTGCTCCCTGTTTTACAGTCATCTTGACCCCAATCAGAGGGTTCCTAGACTTCTCACATCCCTATCCAGAGCTTATTCTTTAATTAATGCCTCCTTGGCCAGAAGTAACTTTTTTAACAGCGCCAATTGGCTCATTCcactaagaagaaaaagaataaccaCCACCACTTATGAATACCTACTTTGGGGTCAGGCTCTGTTCTTAGCCCCTTAAATTTCATTGTTTCATTAAATCCTCATGACACCCCATGAGCCCTGATTTCTactcccatcttacagatgagaaaaggaggctcagagaggtgaagtcaccTGCTCAAGCCCACTCAGCTAGGGAGCC harbors:
- the LOC113907457 gene encoding 2'-5'-oligoadenylate synthase 1-like, which codes for MELRNTPAGSLDKFIEDHLLPDEEFRMQVKEAIDIICTFLKERCFRCAPHRVRVSKVVKGGSSGKGTTLRGRSDADLVVFLTNLTSFQEQLERRGEFIEEIRRQLEACQREETFEVKFEVQKRQWENPRALSFVLRSPKLNQAVEFDVLPAFDALGQLTKGYRPDSRVYVRLIQECKYLRREGEFSPCFTELQRDFLKNRPTKLKSLIRLVKHWYQLCKEQLGKPLPPQYALELLTVYAWEQGCNKTGFITAQGFQTVLKLVLKYQKLCIYWEKNYNSENPIIEEYLTKQLAKPRPVILDPADPTGNVAGKDAYSWERLARAALVWLDYPCFKKWDGSPVGSWDVSPQEHSDLMFQAYDFRQHYRPSPGIQFHGGASPQVEENWTCTIL